The following are encoded together in the Pontibacter liquoris genome:
- the uvrA gene encoding excinuclease ABC subunit UvrA, with translation MAYTPDYNLDELDARQNIIIKGARVHNLKNLSVALPRNKFIVVTGLSGSGKSSLAFDTLYAEGQRMYVESLSSYARQFLGRMDKPDVDYIKGISPAIAIEQKVSIKNNRSTVGTSTEIYDYLKLLYARIGKTYSPVSGQVVQKDTVTDVVNFIFSLEDEAKVMILAPLHLLPERTLAKELDLLLQKGYSRIYANDQVYFIEELLEEKKPKLGKQVYILIDRAVIYKSDEDLAFRIADSVQTAFFEGQGECRVKYGDGQERVFSDKFELDGMTFEEPSVNFFSFNNPYGACQTCEGFGSVLGIDPDLVIPDKSLTVYEGAIAPWRTDKMNEWLQPLVKNGIRFNFPIHRPYNELTEEEQQLLWTGNKYFEGLNDFFKHIQVQTHKIQYRVMLSRYRGRTTCPECRGSRLRKDASYVKVNGKSITDLVLMPLTQVQPFFQNLALTEHEQNVAERLVTEVANRLGYLLRVGLGYLTLNRLSNTLSGGESQRINLATSLGSALVGSMYILDEPSIGLHPKDAEQLIGVLRSLQQIGNTVIVVEHEEEIMKAADQLIDIGPEAGSGGGNLMFQGTFEQMTNSTDTYTAKYLSGRMEVPVPAQRRKWRNAIEIVGARENNLKNLTVKVPLSVMTVVTGVSGSGKSTLIRKILAPAMQKLQGSTSEATGKFDKLAGDYSKIEHVEFVDQNPIGKSSRSNPVTYVKAYDAIRTLYADQPLAKARGFKPSHFSFNIEGGRCEVCQGEGQVKIEMQFMADIYLTCESCHGQRFKQDILDIQYKDKSISEVLDMTIADSINFFADQPKIIEKLKPLNDVGLGYIRLGQSSNTLSGGEAQRVKLASFLTKGAQPHQENILFIFDEPSTGLHFHDISKLLTSINALIENGNTVVIIEHNMDIIKSADWIIDLGPEGGINGGHLLFEGTPEEMVKLENNDTARFLKGKL, from the coding sequence ATGGCATACACTCCTGATTATAACCTAGACGAGCTCGACGCCCGCCAGAACATTATTATAAAAGGTGCGCGGGTGCATAACCTCAAAAACCTGAGCGTGGCCCTGCCACGCAATAAATTTATCGTGGTTACGGGCCTTTCCGGCTCCGGCAAGTCCTCGCTGGCCTTTGATACGCTGTATGCCGAAGGGCAGCGCATGTACGTGGAGAGCCTTAGCTCTTACGCCCGCCAGTTCCTAGGCCGCATGGACAAGCCCGACGTGGACTACATCAAAGGCATCAGCCCGGCCATCGCCATCGAGCAGAAAGTCAGCATCAAAAACAACCGCTCCACGGTAGGCACCAGTACTGAGATCTACGATTACCTGAAGCTGCTTTACGCCCGCATCGGCAAGACCTACTCGCCTGTGTCGGGCCAGGTGGTGCAGAAAGACACAGTAACGGATGTGGTGAACTTCATTTTCTCTTTGGAGGATGAGGCCAAGGTGATGATCCTGGCGCCGCTGCACCTGCTGCCTGAGCGCACCCTGGCCAAAGAGCTGGACCTGCTCCTGCAAAAAGGCTATTCGCGCATCTACGCCAACGACCAGGTATACTTTATAGAAGAGCTGCTGGAAGAGAAAAAGCCGAAACTAGGCAAGCAGGTCTACATCCTGATCGACCGCGCGGTGATATACAAGAGCGACGAAGACCTTGCTTTCCGCATTGCCGATTCGGTACAAACGGCTTTTTTTGAAGGACAGGGCGAGTGCCGTGTCAAGTATGGCGATGGCCAGGAGCGCGTGTTCTCTGATAAATTTGAGCTGGATGGAATGACGTTTGAGGAGCCCTCGGTCAACTTCTTCAGCTTTAATAACCCCTACGGTGCCTGCCAGACCTGCGAGGGCTTTGGCAGCGTGCTCGGCATCGACCCGGACCTGGTAATTCCGGACAAAAGCCTGACGGTGTACGAAGGCGCCATTGCGCCCTGGCGTACAGACAAAATGAACGAGTGGCTGCAGCCGCTGGTCAAGAACGGCATCCGCTTTAATTTCCCCATCCACCGCCCTTACAACGAACTGACCGAAGAAGAACAGCAACTGCTCTGGACCGGAAATAAATACTTTGAAGGTCTCAACGATTTTTTTAAACACATCCAGGTCCAGACGCACAAGATCCAGTACCGTGTGATGCTTTCGCGCTACCGGGGCCGCACCACATGCCCTGAGTGCCGCGGCTCGCGCCTGCGCAAAGATGCCAGCTACGTGAAAGTGAACGGCAAGAGCATCACCGACCTGGTGCTTATGCCCCTCACCCAGGTGCAGCCGTTTTTCCAGAATCTTGCACTTACCGAGCACGAGCAGAACGTGGCCGAGCGCCTGGTAACCGAAGTGGCTAACCGCCTGGGTTATTTGCTACGCGTAGGCCTTGGCTATCTCACGCTTAACCGTCTGTCTAACACGCTTTCCGGTGGTGAAAGCCAGCGTATCAACCTGGCCACCTCATTGGGTAGCGCGCTGGTCGGCTCCATGTACATCCTCGATGAACCAAGTATAGGATTGCACCCCAAAGACGCGGAGCAGCTGATCGGGGTGCTGCGCTCGCTGCAGCAGATCGGCAACACCGTGATTGTGGTGGAGCACGAAGAAGAGATCATGAAAGCAGCCGACCAGCTCATTGATATCGGCCCCGAGGCCGGCTCGGGCGGCGGTAACCTGATGTTCCAGGGCACCTTTGAGCAGATGACCAACAGCACGGATACCTACACGGCCAAATACCTGAGCGGCCGCATGGAAGTGCCCGTGCCGGCGCAGCGCCGCAAGTGGCGCAATGCCATCGAGATCGTTGGCGCCCGCGAGAACAACCTCAAGAACCTGACGGTGAAAGTGCCGCTCAGCGTGATGACGGTGGTAACGGGCGTAAGCGGCTCGGGCAAATCGACCCTGATCCGGAAAATACTGGCCCCGGCCATGCAAAAGTTGCAGGGCAGCACCTCAGAGGCTACCGGCAAATTCGACAAGCTGGCCGGCGACTATAGCAAGATCGAGCATGTGGAGTTTGTAGATCAGAACCCGATCGGCAAGTCGTCGCGCTCCAACCCGGTCACGTATGTGAAAGCCTACGATGCCATCCGTACCCTGTACGCCGACCAGCCGCTGGCCAAGGCACGGGGCTTCAAGCCGTCGCACTTCTCATTCAACATCGAGGGCGGCCGCTGCGAAGTATGCCAGGGCGAAGGCCAGGTGAAGATCGAGATGCAGTTTATGGCCGATATTTACCTGACCTGCGAGAGCTGCCACGGCCAGCGTTTCAAGCAGGACATTCTCGACATCCAGTATAAAGACAAGAGCATTTCCGAAGTGCTGGATATGACCATTGCCGACAGCATCAACTTCTTTGCTGACCAGCCCAAGATCATTGAAAAGCTGAAACCCCTGAACGACGTGGGCCTGGGCTACATCCGGTTGGGGCAGTCGAGCAACACGCTTTCGGGTGGCGAGGCGCAGCGCGTAAAACTAGCCTCATTCCTGACCAAAGGCGCGCAGCCACACCAGGAGAACATCCTCTTCATTTTTGATGAGCCCAGCACCGGCCTGCACTTCCACGACATCAGCAAGCTGCTCACCTCCATCAACGCGCTCATCGAGAACGGCAACACCGTCGTCATTATCGAGCACAACATGGACATCATCAAATCCGCCGACTGGATCATAGACCTGGGCCCGGAAGGCGGCATCAACGGCGGGCACCTGCTGTTTGAGGGCACCCCGGAGGAGATGGTAAAGCTGGAGAATAACGACACCGCCCGGTTTCTGAAAGGGAAATTGTAA
- a CDS encoding DUF6150 family protein, whose protein sequence is MQILFTLWLALMPLCLPAPPAAPAKTTVAKGYCNIYGSVYLERDPKYKNQAAYTVFLNEDEAFANMIVYRENNKLFADGTAIWYLTPSKAFADHVLYVTDNRNLADFTVHFTDVRSFAACRE, encoded by the coding sequence ATGCAGATTCTATTCACTCTCTGGCTGGCGCTTATGCCGCTTTGCCTGCCGGCGCCGCCGGCAGCTCCTGCCAAAACCACGGTGGCCAAAGGCTACTGCAACATTTACGGATCGGTGTACCTGGAGCGCGACCCCAAGTATAAAAATCAGGCCGCTTATACTGTTTTCCTGAACGAGGACGAGGCCTTTGCCAACATGATCGTGTACCGCGAGAACAACAAACTTTTTGCCGATGGCACGGCCATTTGGTACCTTACACCTAGCAAAGCGTTTGCCGACCACGTGCTCTACGTAACCGATAACCGAAACCTGGCAGATTTTACTGTGCATTTTACCGATGTGCGTTCCTTTGCCGCTTGCCGCGAATAA
- the tpiA gene encoding triose-phosphate isomerase, with protein MRKKIVAGNWKMNKTYEEALSLVSEIDHMVRDEVNGEVTVIVTPPFPYLQPVGKLVQGNSKMHLAAQNVSEHESGAFTGEVSAAMLQSVGTEYVLVGHSERRMYHHEDAQTLYKKMKMALAQGLKPIFCCGEPLEERDADRHFEFVGQQLHDSLSYLSNEEFDQVVVAYEPIWAIGTGRTASSQQAQEMHAYIREQLARLFDAEAAFNTSILYGGSCNPGNAQELFAQPDVDGGLIGGASLKSRDFVAIIKSF; from the coding sequence ATGAGAAAGAAGATCGTTGCAGGCAACTGGAAAATGAATAAAACCTACGAGGAGGCGCTTTCGCTGGTGTCGGAGATCGACCACATGGTGCGCGACGAGGTGAACGGCGAGGTAACCGTCATTGTAACGCCTCCTTTTCCGTACCTGCAGCCCGTGGGCAAGCTGGTGCAGGGCAACAGCAAAATGCACCTGGCAGCTCAGAACGTGAGCGAGCACGAAAGTGGCGCTTTTACCGGCGAGGTATCAGCTGCCATGCTGCAATCGGTGGGCACCGAGTATGTGCTGGTAGGCCACAGCGAGCGCCGCATGTACCACCACGAAGATGCGCAAACCCTGTATAAAAAAATGAAAATGGCCCTTGCCCAGGGCCTGAAACCGATCTTTTGCTGCGGCGAGCCGCTGGAGGAGCGCGATGCCGACCGTCATTTTGAGTTTGTAGGCCAGCAGCTGCACGACAGCCTTTCGTACCTGAGCAACGAGGAGTTCGACCAGGTAGTGGTAGCCTATGAGCCGATCTGGGCGATTGGAACCGGCCGCACAGCCAGCAGCCAGCAGGCCCAGGAAATGCATGCCTACATCCGCGAGCAACTGGCGCGCCTCTTTGATGCCGAGGCTGCTTTTAACACTTCTATACTTTACGGCGGCAGCTGCAACCCGGGCAATGCGCAGGAGCTTTTCGCGCAACCGGATGTGGACGGCGGCCTGATCGGGGGCGCTTCGCTTAAGTCGCGCGACTTTGTAGCCATTATCAAATCCTTCTAA
- a CDS encoding porin family protein: MKKTCLLLLLLLAPLLAAQAQFLRFGARAGGGFARATGDYSDDMDHLAGLTAGFLFNYDFVSALELQAELSYEQKGFTYNEHVLSPTEYESGDIRLHYLDVPVLVKVRKNGLFAEAGPYLGYLVNEDSHTERLSSLGGSGTPPEVLGPREYTMADYERWDYGYVAGIGIIMDNGFFVTLRNTGGLRSFSKVLNQKNAMWQLSVGFLRPSRTKANLMR; encoded by the coding sequence ATGAAAAAGACATGTTTACTCCTGCTGCTGCTCCTGGCCCCTTTGCTGGCGGCGCAGGCGCAGTTTCTGCGCTTCGGCGCCAGGGCGGGCGGCGGTTTTGCCCGGGCCACCGGTGATTATTCTGACGACATGGACCACCTGGCAGGCTTGACGGCAGGCTTTCTCTTTAATTATGATTTTGTATCGGCACTGGAACTGCAGGCAGAGCTGAGCTATGAGCAAAAGGGCTTTACGTACAACGAGCACGTCCTGAGCCCGACCGAGTATGAGTCGGGCGATATCCGGCTGCATTACCTGGATGTACCTGTGCTGGTGAAGGTGCGCAAGAATGGCTTGTTTGCAGAAGCTGGCCCCTATCTTGGCTACCTGGTAAACGAAGACAGCCACACCGAGCGGCTCAGCAGCCTGGGCGGCAGCGGCACACCGCCCGAGGTGCTGGGCCCCCGGGAATACACCATGGCCGACTATGAACGCTGGGACTACGGCTATGTGGCAGGTATCGGCATTATCATGGACAATGGCTTCTTTGTGACTCTGCGCAATACGGGCGGGTTGCGCTCCTTCTCAAAAGTGCTGAACCAGAAAAATGCCATGTGGCAACTCTCGGTCGGCTTTCTGCGGCCCTCGCGCACCAAAGCCAACCTGATGCGCTAA
- a CDS encoding porin family protein yields the protein MKKLLVMFSFVLATFTAAQAQSGFGVRAGANLSNLSGDLKNENQFDNKIGFHGGITYNFGIVDDFFGIQPELLYSQKGFKNSDEEFEALGQKYRREGKVNYNYLDLPVLAHIKAGPIYFEGGPQASYLLSVNNTTKTYLNDELQNTNVDSKSTDGLKKFELGYAAGVGFTTGVVSLGVRYNGAFSDFVEKDVDYGSYGEDLQNARHSTIMLTLGVTIPSGR from the coding sequence ATGAAAAAGCTACTCGTTATGTTTTCGTTTGTGCTGGCAACCTTCACGGCGGCCCAGGCACAATCCGGCTTTGGTGTAAGAGCCGGTGCCAACCTTTCTAATTTGTCCGGTGATCTAAAAAATGAGAACCAGTTTGATAACAAAATCGGCTTTCACGGCGGTATCACGTATAACTTTGGTATTGTAGATGATTTCTTCGGCATCCAGCCGGAGTTGCTTTACTCTCAGAAAGGCTTCAAGAACAGCGATGAAGAGTTTGAAGCACTCGGACAAAAATACCGTCGCGAAGGCAAGGTAAACTATAACTACCTGGACCTGCCTGTATTGGCGCACATCAAAGCCGGCCCTATTTATTTTGAAGGTGGCCCCCAGGCTTCTTATCTTCTGAGTGTGAATAATACTACCAAAACGTATCTGAACGATGAGCTTCAGAACACGAACGTGGACTCAAAAAGCACAGATGGCTTGAAGAAGTTCGAACTTGGCTATGCCGCCGGTGTTGGTTTCACAACAGGTGTAGTTAGCCTGGGCGTACGCTACAACGGTGCTTTCAGCGATTTCGTGGAAAAAGATGTTGACTACGGCAGCTATGGCGAAGACCTGCAGAATGCCCGTCACTCTACCATTATGCTCACGCTGGGCGTAACGATCCCATCCGGCCGATAA
- the plsY gene encoding glycerol-3-phosphate 1-O-acyltransferase PlsY, with translation MDILLIAILCVAAYLIGSICTAVWVGKAYYGIDIRQHGSGNSGATNTFRVLGKKPGTAVMLIDIFKGWLATSLAGLLVIFNAIPAEQLVVYQLILGAMAVVGHIFPVYERFKGGKGVATLLGMMLAIEPQVALLCMMVFVIVLFTSKYVSLGSMVAALAFPILLLLPRFHPENPILIVFGFAIFAVVVLTHRKNINRLLQGEESKANIHLGRRR, from the coding sequence ATGGACATACTTTTGATTGCTATACTTTGCGTTGCCGCCTACCTGATCGGTTCTATCTGCACAGCGGTGTGGGTAGGAAAGGCCTACTATGGCATTGACATCCGCCAGCACGGCAGCGGTAACTCCGGTGCTACCAACACATTCCGGGTGCTGGGCAAGAAACCAGGTACGGCCGTGATGCTGATCGATATTTTTAAGGGATGGCTCGCTACCTCCTTGGCTGGCCTGCTGGTTATCTTTAACGCCATACCTGCCGAGCAACTGGTGGTATACCAGCTGATACTTGGGGCCATGGCCGTGGTAGGGCATATTTTTCCGGTGTACGAGCGCTTTAAAGGAGGCAAGGGCGTGGCGACTTTGTTGGGCATGATGCTGGCCATTGAGCCGCAGGTAGCCCTGCTTTGTATGATGGTCTTTGTGATCGTGCTGTTCACTTCCAAGTATGTTTCGCTGGGCTCGATGGTGGCGGCGCTGGCCTTCCCGATTCTGTTGCTGCTGCCGCGTTTCCATCCCGAAAACCCGATCCTGATCGTCTTCGGGTTTGCCATTTTTGCCGTGGTGGTGCTCACTCACCGCAAAAACATTAACCGCCTGTTGCAGGGCGAGGAAAGCAAAGCCAACATTCACCTGGGCCGGCGCAGGTAA
- a CDS encoding 30S ribosomal protein THX: protein MGKGDRKSRKGKITKGTYGNRRPHKPGKAQPKTETKEAAK, encoded by the coding sequence ATGGGAAAAGGAGATAGAAAATCCAGAAAAGGCAAAATTACCAAAGGAACCTACGGCAACCGACGCCCCCACAAGCCGGGCAAAGCCCAGCCAAAAACCGAAACCAAAGAAGCGGCTAAATAA
- the prmA gene encoding 50S ribosomal protein L11 methyltransferase, with product MDFIEVTLHVNADFADILTAELGELGFDAFVETEDGFSAYIDEDKYNQQALDDTLGRYADFVQATYTTQKIARQNWNEEWERNFEPLFIGGKVSVRASFHEKPAEAKYDIVINPKMSFGTGHHETTTLMIENQLTLDHQGKHVLDMGCGTGILAIMAGELGATQIVAVEIEDWTVENARENAALNGYAAIDVRLGGAETIAHDQPYDIILANINRNVLLDDMPAYKAVLKPHGWLLLSGFYIEDLPLIQERAAELGLAYTSHRVKNNWVSALFQSR from the coding sequence ATGGATTTTATAGAAGTAACCTTACACGTAAACGCAGATTTTGCGGACATTTTAACAGCCGAGCTCGGGGAGCTGGGCTTTGATGCTTTTGTGGAGACAGAAGACGGCTTCAGCGCCTACATCGACGAAGACAAGTATAACCAGCAGGCTCTGGACGACACACTCGGCCGCTACGCCGACTTTGTGCAGGCTACCTACACCACGCAAAAAATTGCGCGCCAGAACTGGAACGAGGAGTGGGAACGCAACTTTGAGCCCCTCTTTATTGGCGGCAAGGTATCAGTACGGGCCTCTTTTCATGAGAAACCTGCCGAGGCAAAGTATGACATCGTCATCAACCCTAAAATGTCGTTTGGCACCGGCCACCACGAAACCACCACGCTCATGATCGAGAACCAGCTGACCCTGGACCACCAGGGCAAGCACGTGCTGGACATGGGCTGCGGCACAGGTATTCTGGCCATTATGGCCGGTGAACTGGGCGCCACACAGATCGTGGCTGTGGAGATAGAGGACTGGACGGTGGAGAATGCCCGCGAAAATGCCGCTCTGAATGGCTATGCCGCTATAGACGTGCGCCTGGGTGGGGCCGAAACCATTGCCCATGACCAGCCTTACGATATTATCCTGGCCAATATTAACCGCAACGTGCTGCTCGACGATATGCCGGCCTACAAGGCCGTGTTAAAACCGCACGGCTGGCTTCTGCTGAGCGGCTTTTATATCGAAGACCTGCCCCTGATACAGGAACGCGCTGCGGAACTGGGGCTTGCCTATACCTCGCACCGGGTAAAGAACAACTGGGTGTCGGCGCTCTTTCAATCTCGCTAA
- a CDS encoding helix-turn-helix domain-containing protein: protein METGAQFGNYYKWLHTIIRDDVEPQKTLTRIISTINPQARIDFLNYLTNEHEQGVVEDLLEQRAEIGAVSEACESEGYMSVYSPAEKAFMFLCQTVEKQQALFSNFIPQLLEKLKMSVGEARAVSIPEEELVFDDNEEYLTTEQAEVLTGFKKQTILLYCTQTRSDGSPKLPYIKLGKENRYKRSDLKKLYRRGSYRNEKMEMEVQQEFGRLKKMK, encoded by the coding sequence ATGGAGACAGGGGCGCAGTTTGGGAACTACTATAAGTGGTTACATACCATCATACGGGATGATGTCGAGCCGCAAAAGACGCTTACACGCATTATTAGCACTATCAACCCGCAGGCCAGAATTGATTTTTTAAATTATTTAACGAATGAGCACGAGCAAGGAGTGGTGGAAGACCTGTTGGAGCAGCGTGCTGAAATTGGAGCAGTTAGTGAAGCATGTGAATCAGAAGGGTACATGAGCGTATATTCACCTGCTGAAAAGGCATTTATGTTTCTCTGTCAGACTGTTGAAAAGCAGCAAGCCTTGTTCAGTAATTTCATCCCGCAACTTTTGGAGAAATTAAAAATGTCAGTCGGTGAAGCGCGTGCTGTAAGTATTCCTGAAGAAGAATTGGTGTTCGATGACAATGAAGAATACCTGACTACGGAGCAAGCTGAAGTCTTAACTGGATTCAAGAAACAGACAATTCTCTTGTACTGTACCCAAACTAGAAGTGATGGTTCACCAAAGTTACCATACATCAAGTTGGGCAAAGAAAATCGGTACAAGAGGTCAGACCTGAAGAAGCTTTACAGGCGCGGTAGTTACAGGAATGAAAAAATGGAAATGGAAGTGCAACAGGAGTTCGGTAGATTGAAAAAGATGAAATGA
- a CDS encoding tyrosine-type recombinase/integrase, whose product MGITIRHRDLSNGKQKIYLDIVQDKKRKTETTKWWRYKKPKTQEERDHNKKADQLASMLKAEKDKELVFGEYDFLKVKNTRTDFIELFREEADARFRTRGAKSNTYCSFKHFCNFTNNRCSIKDINKAFVESFRDYLLSVVSQNCSAIYFKRFKRQLERAVDKGMLTYNPAKEVKNIQIIQPHREMLTIEEVKILVEHPCGNELIKRMFLFSCFTGLRIGDLKAIKWKHVHGDMLVFHPQKTKYKQHSLYLIENAKRWMGVAGKPEEHIFPWPYQSNLYDTLREWVYSAGITRRITWHAARHTLASMLLNTDGNIVAVQKILCHSRIDTTMIYAKIYEKNVISAMKGLDTVIK is encoded by the coding sequence ATGGGAATTACAATTAGACACAGAGACCTAAGCAACGGTAAACAAAAGATTTACCTCGACATTGTACAGGACAAGAAAAGAAAAACAGAGACCACGAAATGGTGGCGTTACAAGAAGCCGAAAACGCAGGAAGAGAGAGACCACAACAAGAAAGCCGACCAGTTAGCTTCTATGCTGAAAGCAGAGAAAGACAAAGAACTGGTATTCGGCGAGTATGATTTTTTAAAAGTAAAAAACACCAGAACGGATTTCATTGAACTCTTCAGAGAAGAAGCAGACGCACGATTCCGCACAAGGGGAGCAAAAAGCAACACCTATTGTTCTTTTAAACACTTCTGTAATTTCACCAATAACAGGTGCAGCATCAAGGATATTAACAAAGCCTTTGTGGAATCCTTCCGCGACTACCTGTTAAGTGTCGTAAGCCAAAATTGTTCGGCTATCTATTTCAAGCGCTTCAAAAGGCAATTAGAACGTGCTGTTGATAAGGGCATGCTTACTTACAATCCCGCTAAAGAGGTAAAGAACATTCAGATAATTCAACCACACAGGGAAATGCTGACAATAGAGGAGGTGAAAATACTTGTAGAACACCCGTGCGGAAACGAATTAATTAAAAGAATGTTCCTGTTCTCCTGTTTTACTGGACTAAGAATCGGCGATTTGAAAGCCATTAAGTGGAAGCATGTTCACGGAGATATGCTCGTCTTTCATCCGCAGAAGACTAAGTACAAGCAGCACAGCTTGTACTTAATTGAGAATGCCAAACGCTGGATGGGAGTTGCTGGGAAGCCTGAAGAGCACATTTTCCCGTGGCCGTATCAAAGCAACCTGTATGACACGCTACGGGAGTGGGTTTACAGCGCAGGCATTACTCGCCGCATTACATGGCACGCTGCCCGCCATACTTTGGCTTCAATGCTGCTGAACACGGATGGAAACATTGTGGCTGTACAGAAAATTCTATGCCATTCAAGGATTGATACCACTATGATTTACGCAAAGATTTACGAAAAGAACGTGATAAGCGCAATGAAAGGGCTGGACACAGTAATTAAATGA
- a CDS encoding dipeptidase yields MNNYIAENKDRFLNELLEMLRIPSVSADPKFKADVLRTADFVKQKLQEAGADKVELVETPGNPVVYGEKIIDPNLPTVLVYGHYDVQPADPYELWNSPPFEPVIKDGKIYARGACDDKGQMYMHIKAFETMMRTNTLTCNVRFMIEGEEEVGSTNLATFVKENKEKLQGDVILISDTGMLANDTPSITTGLRGMSYLEVEVTGPNRDLHSGLYGGAVANPINILCKMIASLHDEHNHITIPGFYDNVQELSKEERAEMARAPFDLDKYKKALDLGDVYGEDGYSTMERNSIRPTLDVNGIWGGYTGEGAKTVIPSKAFAKISMRLVPNQTSDEITEKFTRHFESIAPASVKVVVRPHHGGEPVVTPTDSVAYQAAARAYEDTFGVKPVPVRSGGSIPIVAMFSSELGLSSVLMGFGLDSDAIHSPNEHFGVFNYMKGIETIPLFYKHFAEMSK; encoded by the coding sequence ATGAACAACTATATCGCCGAAAACAAAGACCGTTTTTTAAACGAGCTGCTGGAAATGCTCCGCATTCCGTCGGTAAGCGCCGACCCGAAGTTTAAAGCCGATGTGCTGCGCACGGCCGATTTTGTAAAGCAAAAGCTGCAGGAAGCCGGTGCCGATAAGGTGGAACTGGTGGAAACACCCGGCAATCCGGTCGTGTATGGCGAGAAAATAATAGACCCCAACCTGCCCACCGTGCTGGTATATGGCCATTACGATGTGCAGCCCGCCGACCCCTATGAGCTCTGGAACTCGCCGCCCTTTGAGCCGGTGATAAAGGACGGCAAGATCTATGCCCGGGGTGCCTGCGACGACAAAGGGCAGATGTACATGCACATCAAAGCGTTTGAAACCATGATGCGCACCAACACGCTGACCTGTAATGTGCGGTTTATGATCGAGGGCGAAGAAGAGGTGGGATCGACAAACCTGGCTACTTTTGTAAAGGAGAACAAGGAAAAGCTGCAGGGTGACGTGATCCTGATCTCGGATACCGGCATGCTGGCCAACGACACGCCCTCCATCACAACCGGCCTGCGGGGCATGAGCTACCTGGAAGTGGAAGTGACCGGCCCCAACCGCGACCTGCATTCCGGCTTGTATGGCGGCGCCGTGGCAAACCCCATCAACATCCTTTGCAAGATGATCGCTTCCTTGCACGACGAGCACAACCACATCACCATCCCCGGCTTTTACGATAACGTGCAGGAGCTAAGTAAGGAAGAGCGCGCCGAAATGGCCCGCGCCCCCTTTGACCTGGACAAGTATAAAAAAGCACTGGACCTGGGCGATGTATACGGCGAAGATGGCTACAGCACCATGGAGCGCAACTCCATCCGGCCCACACTGGATGTGAACGGCATCTGGGGCGGCTATACCGGCGAGGGAGCCAAAACAGTGATTCCGTCTAAAGCCTTTGCTAAAATATCGATGCGCCTGGTGCCCAACCAAACCTCCGATGAGATAACAGAGAAGTTTACGCGCCATTTTGAAAGTATAGCGCCTGCCAGTGTAAAAGTAGTTGTACGGCCACACCACGGCGGCGAGCCTGTGGTAACACCGACCGATTCGGTAGCTTATCAGGCAGCAGCCCGGGCGTATGAGGATACATTTGGTGTGAAGCCGGTGCCGGTGCGTAGTGGCGGCTCTATTCCGATTGTGGCCATGTTCAGCTCAGAGCTGGGCCTGAGCTCGGTGCTGATGGGCTTCGGGCTGGATTCGGATGCCATTCATTCGCCGAACGAGCATTTTGGCGTCTTTAACTACATGAAAGGCATCGAAACCATCCCGCTGTTTTACAAGCATTTTGCCGAAATGAGCAAATAA
- a CDS encoding porin family protein — protein sequence MKKTLLFFVFAIMTTVAAQAQMQAPRFGIRAGVNYAGFTGDEAIAKDRLFRFHAGITSQFALTSDNFFSIAPEVLFSQKGAESKDDDYKVKLSYIDVPVLAHINAGPLYFEGGPQVSFRVAGDIENNGATIVDDLDMYKRTSFGYAAGIGVATPLGVSVGVRYNGDFSQLNDNDGAADYKNSVFMLTLGYTLPAR from the coding sequence ATGAAGAAGACTCTTTTATTTTTTGTTTTTGCTATTATGACTACTGTTGCGGCACAGGCGCAGATGCAGGCACCCCGCTTTGGCATCCGGGCAGGGGTGAATTACGCTGGCTTTACCGGCGATGAAGCCATTGCCAAAGACCGGCTTTTCCGTTTCCACGCAGGTATTACCTCGCAGTTTGCCCTGACAAGCGATAACTTCTTTTCAATTGCGCCAGAGGTGCTTTTCTCTCAGAAAGGCGCTGAGTCGAAGGACGATGATTACAAGGTAAAGCTAAGCTATATTGATGTGCCGGTGCTGGCCCACATTAATGCAGGTCCGTTATACTTTGAAGGTGGCCCGCAGGTGTCGTTCCGCGTAGCGGGCGACATCGAGAACAATGGCGCAACCATTGTTGATGACTTGGACATGTATAAGCGCACCAGTTTTGGCTATGCTGCCGGCATTGGGGTAGCTACTCCGCTTGGCGTGAGCGTGGGCGTGCGTTACAACGGCGACTTTTCGCAACTGAACGACAACGATGGCGCAGCAGATTATAAGAACAGCGTATTTATGCTAACACTTGGCTACACGCTTCCGGCGCGGTAA